In Chryseobacterium gleum, a single genomic region encodes these proteins:
- a CDS encoding M13 family metallopeptidase yields MKKITLSLFLIAGICTQTTMSAQAKAAKVAVNNTDKGLDLSLMDTSVRPQDDFYNYVSGTWMKTAKIPSDKPTWGSFNKLAEDTDNNSMTILNSLLKDKFADGSEGKKIQDLYATYMNMQKRNADGIKPIQDNLNKIDAIKNMADLQNYLTSVTKDGENILYGWGVDADLKDSKMNAVYLGNPTLGLGRDYYQKVNEKNTEAIAEYQKYVASMLKELGYKNADEAAKGIVNFEKSIANTYLTNEQSRDNTLQYNPKTMAELSALVKGVNIPEYLKKVGVNTDKVIISELGFYKNFDKLINAQDLSVIKDYLKFHMIHGSASYLSENLGNMKFAFYGKYLRGQQEQRALNKRGFELINGTLGEAFGKLYVEKYFPAEAKAQMVELIDYLKKSFAVHINNLAWMSSTTKEKAMQKLNKFTVKVAYPDKWKDYSKLDIISEAKGGSLYKNLQNITEWQYNKDLAKIGKPVDKTEWGMTPQTVNAYYNPVNNEIVFPAAILQPPFFNPNADAAVNFGGIGAVIGHEMSHGFDDSGAQFDADGNLVDWWTPEDKANFEKATKALASQYDKYEPVKGTFVNGTFTNGENIADLGGVNIAYDALQMYLKDKGNPGKISGFTQDQRFFLSWATVWRTLSSEKYMVNQVKTDPHSPGYFRSFGPLINVDAFYKAFDVKKGDKLYKAPEDRIKIW; encoded by the coding sequence ATGAAAAAAATAACGCTTTCTTTGTTTTTAATAGCAGGGATCTGCACTCAAACGACTATGAGCGCACAAGCTAAAGCTGCTAAAGTAGCAGTGAATAACACAGACAAAGGCTTAGACCTTAGCCTGATGGACACTTCAGTTCGTCCTCAGGATGACTTTTACAACTATGTGAGTGGAACCTGGATGAAAACAGCCAAAATTCCATCTGACAAACCAACATGGGGAAGCTTCAACAAACTTGCTGAGGATACGGATAACAATTCCATGACCATCCTGAACTCCCTTTTGAAAGATAAATTTGCTGACGGAAGCGAAGGTAAAAAGATTCAGGACCTGTATGCTACTTATATGAACATGCAGAAGAGAAATGCAGACGGGATCAAACCTATCCAGGATAACCTGAATAAAATTGATGCCATTAAAAATATGGCTGACCTTCAGAATTACCTGACTTCTGTAACCAAAGATGGTGAAAACATTCTTTACGGATGGGGAGTTGACGCAGACCTTAAAGATTCTAAAATGAACGCTGTTTATTTAGGAAATCCTACTTTAGGTTTAGGAAGAGACTACTATCAGAAAGTAAATGAAAAAAATACTGAAGCTATCGCTGAATATCAGAAATATGTAGCTTCAATGCTAAAAGAATTAGGATATAAAAATGCTGATGAGGCTGCAAAAGGTATTGTTAACTTTGAAAAAAGTATCGCCAATACATACCTGACCAATGAGCAGAGCCGTGACAACACCCTTCAGTACAATCCTAAAACAATGGCTGAACTTTCAGCGTTGGTAAAGGGAGTAAATATCCCTGAATATCTTAAAAAAGTAGGAGTAAATACCGACAAGGTAATTATCAGCGAATTAGGATTCTATAAAAACTTTGATAAATTGATCAATGCTCAGGATCTTTCTGTGATCAAAGATTACCTGAAATTCCACATGATCCATGGAAGTGCTTCTTACTTAAGTGAAAACTTAGGAAACATGAAGTTTGCTTTCTATGGTAAATACCTTAGAGGTCAGCAGGAGCAGAGAGCTCTTAACAAAAGAGGTTTTGAGTTGATCAACGGTACTTTGGGAGAAGCTTTCGGAAAACTATATGTTGAGAAATATTTCCCTGCTGAAGCAAAAGCTCAGATGGTGGAACTGATTGACTATTTAAAGAAAAGTTTCGCTGTTCATATCAATAACTTAGCATGGATGTCTTCTACCACTAAAGAAAAAGCAATGCAGAAACTGAACAAGTTTACTGTAAAAGTTGCTTATCCTGACAAATGGAAAGATTATTCAAAATTAGATATCATTTCTGAAGCTAAAGGAGGAAGTCTTTACAAGAACCTTCAGAATATTACGGAATGGCAGTATAACAAAGATTTAGCTAAAATAGGCAAGCCGGTTGATAAAACAGAATGGGGAATGACTCCACAGACTGTTAATGCATATTACAACCCGGTAAATAACGAAATCGTATTCCCTGCAGCGATCCTTCAGCCGCCGTTCTTCAATCCGAATGCTGATGCTGCCGTAAACTTTGGAGGTATCGGTGCTGTTATCGGTCATGAAATGAGCCACGGATTTGATGATTCAGGTGCACAGTTTGATGCAGACGGTAACTTAGTAGACTGGTGGACTCCGGAAGATAAAGCAAACTTCGAAAAAGCAACAAAAGCCCTTGCTTCTCAATATGATAAATACGAGCCTGTAAAAGGAACTTTTGTAAACGGAACTTTCACAAACGGAGAAAATATCGCTGACTTAGGTGGAGTAAACATCGCTTATGATGCCCTTCAAATGTATCTGAAAGACAAAGGAAACCCAGGGAAAATCAGTGGATTCACTCAGGATCAGAGATTCTTCCTAAGCTGGGCAACGGTTTGGAGAACATTATCAAGCGAGAAATATATGGTGAATCAGGTGAAAACTGATCCGCATTCTCCTGGATATTTCAGAAGTTTTGGTCCGCTTATCAACGTTGACGCTTTCTACAAAGCATTTGACGTGAAAAAAGGAGACAAATTATACAAAGCTCCGGAAGACAGAATCAAAATCTGGTAA
- a CDS encoding M13 family metallopeptidase, whose amino-acid sequence MKKLNIGILALSGIVFLNSCGAAKTAGTENKTEATAKVAEPVKEEVKEEGITLSYMDTSVRPQDDFFSYVNGNWVKTTQIPSDKANWGSFNALRENVDDASLDILNKILTESYPAGSEGQKIQNLYASFMDTNKRNAEGLAPIKADLAKVDAIKNLNDLQKYLLEATRLGDNSFYGWRVGADMKNSNMNAVYLGGPDLGLGRDYYQKVNDANTKTLAEYQAYVGKLFGVLGYKNNTQTAQNVVDFEKQLANYLLTLEQNRDANLRYNPKNVSELSGLVKNVDLAKYLKDAGVNTDRVIIGELKYYQNMDQFITQKNLPLLKDYLKYHIINGNASNLDDSLEQIRFDFYAKYLQGQKEQRPMNKRGLTLVNGVLGEAFGKLYVDKYFTPEAKKQMETYIDYLLKSFKTHIANIDWMSPETKVKAQEKLSKFTVKIAYPDKWKDYSQLKVESPKEGATLYSNLQNVAAWQYQRSLDKVGKPVDKTEWGMSPQTVNAYYSGSNNEIVFPAAILQPPFYNPKADAAVNFGGIGAVIGHEISHGFDDSGSRFDGDGNLNNWWTDADRKNFDAKVGQLAAQYSAYEPVKGSFVNGKFTSGENIGDLGGVAVAYDALQMYLKDHGNPGKISGFTQDQRFFMSWATVWRTKATDQYMINQVKTDPHSPGMFRAFGPLVNQDSFIKAFDIKPGDKMYKAPQDRIKIW is encoded by the coding sequence ATGAAAAAGCTAAATATTGGAATACTTGCCCTTTCAGGTATTGTATTTCTCAATTCGTGTGGCGCAGCTAAGACTGCAGGGACAGAGAATAAAACTGAAGCTACAGCAAAAGTGGCTGAGCCGGTGAAAGAAGAAGTGAAAGAAGAGGGAATCACCTTATCATATATGGATACAAGTGTCCGCCCACAGGATGACTTTTTTAGCTATGTGAATGGAAACTGGGTGAAAACTACCCAGATCCCTTCAGATAAAGCCAACTGGGGTTCTTTCAATGCATTGAGAGAAAATGTAGATGATGCTTCATTAGATATTTTAAATAAAATTCTTACAGAATCATATCCTGCAGGATCAGAAGGACAGAAAATCCAGAATTTATATGCGTCTTTTATGGATACCAATAAAAGAAATGCAGAAGGGCTTGCACCTATCAAGGCGGATCTTGCTAAAGTAGATGCCATTAAAAACCTTAATGATCTTCAAAAATACCTTCTGGAAGCCACAAGATTAGGAGACAACTCTTTCTATGGATGGAGAGTGGGAGCAGATATGAAGAATTCCAACATGAATGCAGTGTATCTTGGCGGTCCGGATCTTGGACTGGGAAGAGATTATTACCAGAAAGTAAATGATGCCAATACCAAAACACTGGCTGAATATCAGGCCTATGTTGGAAAACTGTTTGGTGTTTTAGGATATAAAAATAATACTCAGACTGCGCAGAATGTAGTAGACTTTGAAAAGCAGCTTGCCAATTACTTATTAACGCTTGAACAGAACAGAGATGCTAATTTAAGATACAATCCTAAAAATGTATCAGAACTATCAGGGCTTGTAAAAAATGTAGACCTTGCAAAATATCTTAAAGATGCAGGCGTAAATACAGACAGAGTAATCATCGGAGAACTGAAATATTATCAGAATATGGATCAGTTCATTACTCAGAAAAACCTTCCGTTATTGAAAGATTATCTGAAATACCACATTATCAACGGAAATGCAAGCAATCTTGATGACAGCTTAGAGCAGATCAGATTCGATTTCTATGCGAAATATTTACAGGGGCAAAAAGAACAGCGTCCGATGAACAAGAGAGGGCTTACCCTTGTAAATGGTGTTCTTGGTGAAGCTTTCGGGAAGCTGTATGTAGACAAATACTTCACTCCTGAAGCCAAAAAGCAGATGGAAACCTATATTGATTACCTTTTAAAATCATTCAAAACACACATCGCCAATATCGATTGGATGTCTCCTGAAACTAAAGTAAAAGCTCAGGAAAAATTATCCAAGTTTACCGTAAAAATTGCTTATCCGGACAAATGGAAAGATTATAGCCAGCTGAAAGTAGAATCTCCGAAAGAAGGAGCAACTTTATACTCTAATCTTCAGAATGTGGCAGCATGGCAGTATCAGAGAAGTCTGGATAAAGTAGGAAAACCGGTTGATAAAACAGAATGGGGAATGTCTCCGCAAACGGTGAATGCTTACTATAGTGGATCAAACAATGAAATTGTATTCCCTGCAGCTATTCTTCAGCCGCCTTTCTATAATCCTAAAGCTGATGCAGCGGTGAACTTCGGGGGAATCGGAGCTGTTATCGGCCATGAGATTTCTCACGGATTTGACGACAGTGGTTCCCGTTTCGATGGAGATGGTAACCTTAATAACTGGTGGACAGATGCAGACCGTAAAAACTTTGATGCCAAAGTAGGACAACTTGCAGCTCAGTACAGTGCTTACGAACCCGTAAAAGGAAGTTTCGTAAACGGTAAATTTACAAGTGGTGAAAATATTGGAGATTTAGGAGGAGTAGCTGTAGCTTATGATGCGCTTCAGATGTACCTGAAAGATCATGGAAACCCTGGGAAGATCAGCGGATTCACACAGGATCAGAGATTTTTCATGAGCTGGGCCACGGTTTGGAGAACAAAAGCTACCGATCAGTATATGATCAACCAGGTGAAAACAGATCCACACTCTCCGGGAATGTTCAGGGCTTTCGGTCCGTTGGTAAACCAGGACTCATTCATCAAAGCATTTGATATCAAACCGGGAGACAAAATGTATAAAGCTCCTCAGGACAGAATAAAAATCTGGTAA